In Oscillatoria acuminata PCC 6304, a single window of DNA contains:
- the pflB gene encoding formate C-acetyltransferase, with protein MVSTSVKSPQATELPGKQNVISEEWQGFVTGKWGKEIDVRDFIQKNYKPYQGDETFLAAPTERTTILWKQVTELMKEERLKGVLDAETKIPASITAYGPGYIDRDLERIVGLQTDKPLKRAIMPYGGIRIVKAGLEAYGYKLDPETEKIFTQYRKTHNDGVFDGYTREMRAARHSGIITGLPDAYGRGRIIGDYRRIALYGVNRLIADKKHQLESLEFDAITEPVIQLREEVSEQIRALQELKDMGAGYGFDLGQPAKTAQEAVQWTYLGYLAAVKEQNGAAMSLGRVSTFLDIYFERDLKNGTLTETDAQEIIDDFVMKLRMVRFLRTPDYNQLFSGDPTWVTECIGGMGEDGRPLVTRSSFRFLHTLYNLGAAPEPNLTILWSERLPENFKRYCAKVSIDTCSTQYENDDLMRPDYGDDYGIACCVSAMRIGKQMQFFGARANLAKALLYAINGGKDESSGEQIGPEFTPVMGDSLDYEDVVAKFDRFLDWLAKLYVNTLNVIHYMHDKYCYERIEAALHDRDIYRTLACGVAGLSVVADSLAAIKYAKVKAIRNAQGLIVDYQIEGDYPKYGNNDDRVDEIAADLVANFMNKIRKHKTYRNAVPTQSILTITSNVVYGKKTGNTPDGRKAGEPFAPGANPMHGRDTKGAIAALSSVAKLPYEHAQDGISYTFSIVPKALGKTDGDRLTNLVGILDGYFHDQGHHININVLDRETLVDAMDHPEKYPQLTIRVSGYAVNFIKLTREQQLDVINRTFHERI; from the coding sequence ATGGTTTCCACTTCAGTAAAATCTCCCCAAGCGACAGAATTACCGGGCAAACAAAACGTCATTAGCGAGGAATGGCAAGGCTTCGTGACAGGCAAATGGGGTAAAGAAATTGACGTCCGGGATTTCATTCAAAAAAATTACAAACCCTATCAGGGAGATGAGACCTTCTTAGCAGCGCCGACAGAACGCACCACAATCCTCTGGAAGCAAGTCACCGAACTGATGAAAGAAGAACGGCTCAAGGGTGTATTAGATGCGGAAACAAAAATTCCGGCATCGATTACCGCCTATGGTCCGGGTTACATCGATCGCGACTTAGAACGGATTGTTGGACTGCAAACCGATAAACCCCTCAAACGTGCCATCATGCCTTACGGGGGTATTCGCATCGTCAAAGCGGGTTTAGAAGCCTACGGGTATAAACTCGACCCGGAAACCGAAAAAATCTTCACCCAGTATCGCAAAACCCATAATGACGGGGTATTTGATGGCTATACCCGGGAAATGCGGGCGGCCCGACATTCGGGGATCATCACCGGATTGCCCGATGCTTATGGACGGGGACGAATTATTGGGGACTATCGGCGCATCGCACTTTATGGCGTCAACCGTCTGATTGCGGACAAGAAACATCAGCTAGAATCCTTGGAATTTGATGCGATCACTGAACCCGTGATCCAACTGCGTGAAGAAGTCTCTGAACAAATTCGCGCCTTGCAAGAACTCAAAGACATGGGTGCCGGGTATGGATTTGACCTGGGACAACCCGCTAAAACGGCCCAAGAAGCCGTCCAATGGACCTACTTAGGCTATCTGGCTGCCGTCAAAGAACAGAATGGTGCAGCCATGTCCCTCGGACGGGTCTCTACCTTCCTGGATATCTATTTTGAGCGGGATCTGAAAAACGGCACTCTCACTGAAACTGACGCCCAAGAAATCATTGATGATTTCGTCATGAAACTGCGGATGGTGCGCTTCCTGCGGACTCCGGATTACAACCAACTGTTTTCTGGCGATCCCACTTGGGTGACTGAATGTATCGGTGGCATGGGTGAAGATGGACGTCCTCTGGTCACCCGTAGCAGTTTCCGCTTCCTGCATACCTTATATAACCTAGGCGCGGCACCGGAACCCAACTTAACCATTCTCTGGTCCGAACGGTTACCGGAAAACTTCAAACGCTATTGTGCGAAAGTTTCCATCGATACCTGTTCAACCCAGTATGAAAACGACGACTTAATGCGGCCCGACTATGGCGACGATTACGGCATCGCCTGTTGCGTCAGCGCCATGCGAATTGGCAAGCAAATGCAGTTCTTCGGGGCGCGGGCAAACCTGGCCAAAGCCTTGCTGTACGCCATTAACGGCGGTAAAGATGAAAGTTCCGGGGAACAAATTGGACCGGAATTTACCCCAGTGATGGGAGACAGTCTGGATTACGAGGATGTGGTGGCGAAATTCGATCGCTTCTTGGATTGGTTGGCGAAACTTTATGTCAACACCTTGAATGTGATCCATTATATGCATGATAAATATTGCTATGAGCGGATTGAAGCCGCTTTGCACGATCGCGATATTTATCGAACCCTTGCCTGTGGCGTTGCCGGACTTTCGGTGGTGGCAGACTCCCTCGCGGCGATTAAATATGCGAAAGTCAAAGCCATTCGCAATGCTCAAGGCTTAATTGTGGATTATCAGATTGAAGGCGACTATCCCAAATATGGGAACAACGACGATCGCGTAGACGAAATTGCTGCTGATCTCGTCGCCAACTTCATGAACAAAATCCGCAAGCATAAAACCTATCGGAATGCAGTGCCCACTCAATCGATTTTGACCATTACCTCCAATGTGGTTTATGGCAAAAAAACGGGGAATACCCCCGATGGACGCAAAGCAGGCGAACCCTTTGCACCAGGTGCGAACCCGATGCATGGACGGGATACCAAAGGGGCGATCGCAGCCTTATCTTCCGTGGCTAAACTGCCCTATGAACACGCCCAAGATGGGATTTCCTACACCTTCTCCATCGTCCCGAAAGCATTAGGAAAAACTGATGGCGATCGGCTGACCAACCTGGTGGGAATTTTAGATGGATACTTCCATGATCAAGGTCATCACATTAACATCAACGTTCTCGATCGCGAAACCCTAGTTGATGCAATGGATCACCCGGAAAAATATCCACAACTCACCATACGGGTCTCCGGTTATGCCGTCAACTTCATTAAATTAACCCGCGAACAACAGTTAGACGTGATTAACCGCACCTTCCACGAACGCATCTAA
- a CDS encoding phospholipase D-like domain-containing protein: MNSVLVWILLIIIGLAILLLIALYIRGTFRDRVEYKVKNPPAPGEPRFTIAQASLSNSLITSALVTDVWNDSPTIQQVRLDAIANAKSSIHFETFFITPGRRANDFAAAIAERAAAGVAVKLLVDSYGSKKIPDKYWNRLKAAGVKVLFFNPFDWKAPADYAGRTHRKLLSIDSKVAYIGGAGISDFWDGESGSGEKEPWFDCEFRLEGEIVAVLEGVFVQHWTYASGVANLGPEIFKKDPAQKPVTLVTPSFNPTYRFSPIRALFQTSLLAARKRIWLASPYFFPDLNSRDLLIAAKKSGLDVKILTTSSVSDKKKVYYASYEGYGPLLAAGIEIHEYQPSMTHAKLLLIDDHWMTTGSANFDPRSFFHNDELDFSTGEPNVLREVEQIFQRGFSKSKVASLEDWRKRSLWKRMVGQTVRFFEWQL; encoded by the coding sequence ATGAATTCGGTACTGGTATGGATTCTATTGATAATTATTGGACTGGCGATCCTACTCCTGATTGCGCTGTATATTCGCGGAACCTTTCGCGATCGCGTAGAATACAAGGTGAAAAATCCACCGGCTCCGGGAGAACCCCGCTTTACCATCGCCCAAGCGAGCTTATCTAATTCTTTAATCACCTCCGCTTTAGTCACCGATGTTTGGAATGATTCCCCCACCATTCAACAAGTCCGACTCGATGCGATCGCCAATGCCAAAAGTTCTATTCATTTTGAAACCTTTTTCATAACCCCGGGACGACGAGCCAATGACTTTGCCGCCGCCATTGCCGAACGAGCAGCAGCGGGAGTAGCGGTTAAATTATTGGTCGATAGCTATGGCAGCAAAAAAATTCCCGATAAATATTGGAACCGCTTAAAAGCTGCCGGAGTTAAGGTGCTATTTTTCAATCCCTTTGACTGGAAAGCTCCTGCGGATTATGCCGGGAGAACCCACCGCAAATTGCTATCTATTGATAGTAAAGTTGCCTATATTGGGGGTGCAGGAATTTCCGATTTTTGGGACGGCGAGTCCGGTTCCGGAGAAAAAGAACCGTGGTTTGATTGTGAATTTCGGTTAGAAGGAGAGATTGTTGCCGTATTAGAAGGGGTCTTTGTTCAACATTGGACTTATGCGAGTGGGGTGGCGAATCTCGGTCCGGAAATCTTTAAAAAAGACCCGGCACAAAAGCCGGTTACCCTTGTAACTCCTTCATTTAATCCCACTTACCGATTCTCCCCGATTCGCGCTTTATTTCAAACCAGTTTATTAGCCGCCCGAAAGCGAATTTGGTTAGCGAGTCCCTATTTTTTCCCCGACCTGAATTCCCGGGATTTGCTGATTGCCGCCAAAAAGAGTGGGTTGGATGTCAAAATTCTCACCACCAGTTCAGTGAGTGATAAAAAGAAAGTGTATTACGCTTCTTATGAAGGATATGGACCGCTGTTAGCTGCCGGAATTGAAATCCATGAATATCAGCCCAGTATGACCCATGCCAAGCTATTATTGATTGACGATCACTGGATGACCACCGGAAGTGCTAATTTCGATCCCCGCAGCTTTTTCCATAACGATGAATTAGATTTTTCCACCGGCGAACCCAATGTTTTAAGAGAAGTTGAGCAAATTTTTCAACGGGGTTTTTCTAAATCTAAAGTAGCCAGTTTAGAAGATTGGCGCAAGCGATCGCTCTGGAAGCGAATGGTGGGACAAACCGTTCGCTTCTTTGAATGGCAGCTTTAA
- the pckA gene encoding phosphoenolpyruvate carboxykinase (ATP) → MSVQNHNISPKQLIEEATSSPRNTYQDVAAFKTIKNTLAYNQALTTMKETLTLEHDQIPKTYGLEALGMKNLGHVYRNLSIPTLVEHALARAEAVLADNGALCINTGKYTGRSPHDKFIVDEPNSRDEIHWNKLNVPISEENFKRLYRQVLSYVQGRDLYLFDGYVGCDPNYRVGVRIINQYASQNLFAHQLFIRATEEELANHQADFTVIAVPGLQGDPEINGINSEAFIVVNFSQKIVIIGGSKYSGEIKKSVFSLMNYFMTKRNVLPMHCSANMDDKGNTALFFGLSGTGKTTISADPTRRLIGDDEHGWSEEGIFNFEGGCYAKTIALSKENEPQIWDAIGFGALMENVILDPITRHPDYDDDSLTENTRVAYPIDYIPNVVLPSVGGHPTAVIFLSADAFGVLPPIAKLTNRQAMYYFMSGYTSKLAGTERGITEPEATFSACFGKPFLPLPATVYAEMLGERLRKHNSTASVYLVNTGWSGGPYGVGSRIKIKYTRAMVSAALSGELDHVTCHPHPLFKILIPEAVSGVPSEILNPRNSWTDQAAYDRQAQELARRFVDNFKRFTTASQEIIDAGPSLE, encoded by the coding sequence ATGAGCGTTCAAAATCATAATATTTCACCCAAACAACTCATAGAAGAAGCCACCTCTTCCCCCCGCAATACTTATCAAGACGTCGCCGCATTTAAGACGATTAAAAATACCTTGGCTTATAACCAAGCCCTGACCACCATGAAAGAAACCCTAACCTTAGAACATGACCAAATCCCCAAAACTTATGGACTCGAAGCCCTAGGGATGAAAAACCTAGGCCATGTCTATCGCAACCTCTCGATTCCCACCTTGGTCGAACACGCCTTAGCGCGGGCGGAAGCCGTGTTAGCGGATAATGGCGCACTCTGTATTAACACGGGGAAATATACCGGACGGTCTCCCCATGATAAATTTATCGTGGATGAACCGAATAGCCGGGATGAAATCCACTGGAACAAACTCAACGTTCCGATTTCCGAAGAGAACTTCAAACGCTTGTATCGACAAGTGCTCTCCTACGTCCAGGGTCGAGACCTTTATCTGTTTGATGGATATGTAGGCTGTGACCCGAACTACCGCGTGGGGGTGAGAATTATCAACCAATATGCCTCACAGAATTTATTCGCCCATCAACTCTTTATTAGGGCGACGGAGGAAGAACTCGCCAACCATCAAGCCGATTTCACCGTGATTGCGGTTCCGGGTTTACAAGGCGACCCCGAAATCAACGGTATCAACTCCGAAGCCTTTATCGTCGTCAACTTTTCGCAGAAAATCGTCATTATCGGGGGTTCTAAATATTCCGGGGAAATCAAAAAATCTGTATTCTCCTTGATGAACTACTTTATGACCAAGCGGAACGTCCTGCCGATGCACTGTTCGGCGAACATGGATGACAAGGGCAATACTGCTTTATTCTTCGGACTCTCGGGGACAGGTAAAACGACAATTTCGGCAGATCCGACCCGTCGATTGATTGGGGATGACGAACATGGCTGGTCAGAAGAGGGGATCTTTAACTTTGAAGGCGGATGTTATGCTAAAACGATCGCCTTGTCCAAAGAAAACGAACCGCAAATCTGGGATGCGATCGGGTTTGGTGCTTTAATGGAAAATGTTATCCTCGATCCGATTACTCGTCATCCCGACTACGATGATGACAGCTTGACCGAAAATACTCGGGTTGCCTATCCCATCGACTATATTCCTAATGTAGTGCTTCCGAGTGTCGGAGGACATCCCACAGCGGTGATTTTCCTGTCAGCGGATGCCTTTGGCGTCTTGCCTCCGATCGCCAAACTGACGAATCGGCAGGCGATGTATTACTTCATGTCCGGCTATACCAGCAAACTTGCCGGAACAGAACGAGGAATTACTGAACCGGAAGCCACCTTTTCTGCCTGTTTTGGAAAACCCTTCCTGCCTCTGCCTGCTACCGTTTATGCAGAAATGCTCGGTGAGCGTCTGCGGAAACATAATTCTACCGCTTCTGTATATCTGGTCAATACCGGATGGTCTGGTGGTCCTTATGGCGTGGGCAGCCGGATTAAGATTAAATATACCCGGGCAATGGTATCAGCGGCCCTGAGTGGCGAACTTGATCACGTCACCTGTCATCCCCATCCCCTCTTCAAAATATTGATTCCCGAAGCCGTTTCCGGCGTCCCCAGTGAGATTCTCAATCCCCGCAATAGTTGGACGGATCAAGCGGCTTACGATCGCCAAGCCCAAGAACTAGCCCGACGCTTTGTCGATAACTTCAAACGCTTTACCACCGCCAGTCAGGAGATTATAGACGCCGGTCCTAGCTTGGAATAA
- a CDS encoding adenosine deaminase family protein translates to MAESEPNRILVALAQMPKAELHLHLEAAPRWSTLREALHRHHGRELPQTPLFHAPDFRFADFDEFKGCFRHYIYPWLQTKRGYAELMEDVVDSLVEQRIRYVELNFNVATVDLLKLDLETVLEQLAASVATAGDRGTTIRIIAGIDRSQGSENARLQVQRLIPYPLISGFDLHGLETPETRADRFQDAWATAKEAGRKVKVHAGEMDGPASIYAAVATAGITQIGHGTSAIESPEVVNLLLERGVVVEMCPTSNERLGNVSSYQNHPILALDEAGVKVTVNSDDPTWFGLNLTQEMQRLIRDRQVSLDCLTRWTRNAFEVAIADDAMRSQFFTELQTWQQTHCPSLRI, encoded by the coding sequence ATGGCAGAGTCGGAACCGAACCGGATATTAGTGGCCCTTGCTCAGATGCCCAAAGCTGAACTGCACCTCCATTTAGAAGCTGCACCGCGATGGAGTACCCTCCGGGAGGCACTCCACCGACATCACGGACGGGAATTGCCTCAAACGCCTCTCTTTCACGCCCCGGACTTCCGATTTGCAGATTTTGATGAGTTTAAAGGATGTTTTCGTCACTATATCTACCCTTGGCTACAAACGAAGAGGGGGTATGCTGAATTAATGGAGGATGTGGTGGATTCTTTGGTAGAACAGCGCATCCGTTATGTGGAGTTAAATTTTAATGTAGCAACGGTGGACCTGCTGAAGCTGGATTTAGAAACGGTCCTGGAACAGTTAGCAGCATCTGTGGCAACGGCAGGCGATCGCGGTACGACGATTCGGATTATCGCCGGTATCGATCGCAGTCAGGGAAGTGAGAACGCCCGCTTGCAAGTGCAACGCCTCATCCCCTATCCCCTGATTAGCGGGTTTGATCTACATGGATTAGAAACTCCGGAAACCCGTGCCGATCGCTTTCAAGATGCCTGGGCGACTGCTAAAGAGGCGGGCAGAAAAGTCAAAGTTCATGCCGGGGAAATGGACGGTCCCGCCAGCATCTATGCCGCTGTCGCTACTGCTGGGATTACCCAAATTGGTCACGGGACCTCTGCCATTGAAAGTCCCGAGGTGGTGAATCTCCTGTTAGAACGCGGCGTTGTCGTAGAAATGTGTCCCACCTCCAACGAACGCCTTGGCAACGTCTCCTCCTATCAAAATCACCCGATTCTCGCCCTAGATGAGGCAGGGGTGAAGGTCACGGTCAATTCTGACGACCCCACCTGGTTTGGGCTGAATTTGACCCAGGAGATGCAACGGTTAATCCGCGATCGCCAGGTATCCCTGGACTGCCTTACCCGGTGGACGCGCAACGCTTTTGAAGTGGCGATCGCAGATGACGCGATGCGATCGCAATTTTTCACCGAATTACAAACCTGGCAGCAAACCCACTGTCCCTCTTTAAGAATCTGA
- the gap gene encoding type I glyceraldehyde-3-phosphate dehydrogenase codes for MGTLKVGINGFGRIGRLVLRAGINNPNLEFVGINDLVPSDNLAYLFKHDSTQGKFPGSVKATAEGIEIDGKFIPCTAIKDPTELPWGKVGADYIVESTGLFTTLEGASKHIKGGAKRVVISAPTKDPDQVRTFLVGVNHETFDPAKDLVVSNASCTTNCLAPVAKVINDNFGFSEGLMTTVHAMTATQPTVDGPSKKDWRGGRGAAQNIIPAATGAAKAVTLVLPELKGKLTGMAFRVPTPDVSVVDLTFRTTKATSYKEICAAMKAASEGELKGILGYTEDEVVSTDFVGDSHSSIFDAGAGMELNSNFFKIVSWYDNEWGYSCRVVDLMLSMAKKDGIL; via the coding sequence ATGGGAACTTTAAAAGTTGGGATTAATGGATTTGGACGGATTGGACGTCTCGTCTTGCGTGCCGGAATTAACAATCCCAATCTTGAATTTGTGGGAATTAATGACCTGGTTCCTTCCGATAACCTGGCTTATTTATTCAAACATGACTCAACCCAAGGGAAATTTCCCGGGTCGGTGAAAGCGACTGCCGAGGGAATTGAGATTGATGGCAAGTTTATTCCCTGTACCGCCATTAAAGACCCCACGGAACTGCCCTGGGGGAAAGTCGGTGCCGATTACATTGTTGAGTCTACCGGACTGTTTACCACCCTAGAGGGGGCTTCCAAACATATTAAAGGGGGTGCCAAGCGCGTGGTGATTTCCGCACCGACGAAGGACCCGGACCAAGTACGGACCTTCCTGGTTGGGGTCAATCACGAGACCTTTGACCCGGCAAAAGATCTGGTAGTTTCTAATGCCAGTTGCACCACGAACTGTCTGGCCCCGGTTGCCAAGGTGATTAATGACAATTTTGGCTTCAGTGAAGGGTTGATGACGACGGTGCACGCGATGACGGCGACCCAACCCACGGTGGATGGACCCAGTAAAAAAGACTGGCGCGGGGGCAGGGGTGCGGCCCAGAATATTATTCCGGCTGCTACGGGTGCAGCGAAAGCGGTGACTTTGGTGTTACCGGAGTTGAAAGGTAAATTGACGGGGATGGCATTCCGGGTTCCGACTCCGGATGTGTCTGTGGTGGATTTGACCTTCCGGACGACTAAGGCAACCAGCTATAAGGAAATTTGTGCGGCGATGAAGGCAGCATCGGAGGGCGAACTCAAAGGGATTTTGGGTTACACCGAGGATGAGGTGGTTTCCACGGATTTTGTCGGGGATTCTCATTCGAGCATTTTTGATGCAGGTGCGGGAATGGAATTGAACTCGAATTTCTTCAAGATTGTGTCTTGGTATGACAACGAATGGGGTTATTCCTGCCGTGTTGTGGATCTGATGCTGTCTATGGCGAAAAAAGATGGCATTCTATAG
- a CDS encoding hybrid sensor histidine kinase/response regulator, producing MKRPIRIDTLQWFIGIYLAIRGTLMLMLPHKLSSDIFAPFQPYVTGLGALQVMVGAALIGVATLLPLRWSILSAHLMAGVVLFQIGIGYASGGKLLGVVGALVLGLALAVAPFLSNEDERRDRQRETKIGAIDLFAVAMGSRMVLETLLFLSALNPELQASFSPVLPPYRLPYTLLYFIFGVSVLGVQLSPKVPRWFFQLVHFFAGIFLWTWIVGTGFSLWNGVLSYAGLGTALAFLPWISKRLNRLDPHSLQTRVAVASIGIVTLPLVSLTTLVSLPQEQATIERSLTVQQSLAVALSQDIATYINLHRAAIIALGNQPGLAEMEPQEQQSLLQVVHGAYPDLLVLSTFNANGQEIARSDNLPLGPSIQGMASFQEVRLTARPSLNFQVSRTVNLPVAFFLVPIQNSQGEFAGALAGSIASSRIMAQLGRMASDTSLKAYLVDTKGRVIAHPNVQLVNSFANFAQVPPVAALLESSISLGKLSYWNGTIRELVGYARVPDFGWGAIVERPADEVLETLNVRRERDFLVLLAVAAASLTIGGFLSHRLTHPLRTLAFAAQELGKGNSQAPLPNSNITELANLSLVFGTMRDRLVRRTEERDRAEAELRQSEAKFRRLVESNIIGAIVVDIEGPVIEANDEFLQMMGYTRADLASGKIHWLEIASPEYFEGVRRIRKELQETGAFAPFEMECIRADGRRVPVLLGAARLEETEDKAIAFVLDLTQRKQMEREREQLLKRERSAREDAESANRIKDEFLAVLSHELRSPLNPILGWAKLLRSRKFDQKTIDKALETIERNALLQTQLIEDLLDVSRILRGKLTLNVQPVNLISAITGAIETVSLAAEAKSIHIETRFDNAVSPVAGDVIRLQQVFWNLLSNAVKFTPANGQIEVMLAQVDSIAFIQVKDTGKGIAPQFLPYVFEYFRQEDGGTTRSFGGLGLGLAIVRYIVEQHGGSVMAESPGEGLGSTFTVNLPLMSVEPTPALGDRPPLGLMENLQGLRVLLVDDEPDLLELAAFTLEEAQAVVTSCASAAEALMALNQNRYDLLVCDIGMPDIDGYMLMRQVRSFPPELGGKIPAIALTAYASELDRQQARLAGFQLHLSKPIEPDLFIQAIAQLLQKSPGVDSQ from the coding sequence ATGAAACGCCCTATCCGGATTGATACGCTGCAATGGTTTATTGGCATTTATCTTGCTATCCGGGGAACATTGATGTTGATGTTGCCACACAAGTTGTCCAGCGATATTTTTGCCCCTTTTCAACCTTATGTGACCGGGTTAGGTGCGTTGCAAGTGATGGTCGGGGCTGCTTTGATTGGGGTGGCGACCCTACTTCCCTTGCGGTGGAGTATCCTCAGCGCTCATCTGATGGCGGGGGTGGTGTTGTTCCAGATTGGCATTGGATATGCCTCTGGGGGCAAGTTGCTCGGGGTGGTGGGGGCGTTGGTATTGGGATTGGCTTTGGCAGTCGCCCCGTTTCTAAGCAATGAGGATGAGCGTAGAGATCGGCAGAGGGAGACGAAGATTGGGGCGATCGACCTGTTTGCGGTGGCAATGGGATCGAGAATGGTACTCGAAACGCTGCTGTTCCTGAGCGCATTGAATCCAGAATTACAGGCATCCTTCTCCCCGGTGCTGCCTCCCTACCGGCTCCCCTACACCCTCCTCTATTTTATCTTCGGAGTGAGTGTCCTAGGGGTTCAGCTTTCCCCGAAAGTCCCTCGCTGGTTCTTTCAATTGGTGCATTTCTTCGCTGGGATCTTCCTTTGGACCTGGATTGTCGGGACGGGGTTTTCTCTTTGGAATGGGGTACTCTCCTATGCCGGGTTAGGAACAGCTTTGGCATTCCTCCCCTGGATTAGTAAGCGCCTCAACCGACTCGACCCTCATTCGTTACAAACCCGAGTTGCCGTCGCATCCATTGGCATTGTTACCTTACCCCTGGTCTCTTTAACCACCCTAGTCTCTCTCCCCCAAGAGCAAGCTACCATTGAGCGCTCTTTGACGGTCCAGCAGTCCCTGGCGGTTGCCCTCTCTCAAGATATCGCTACCTATATCAACCTGCACCGTGCCGCGATCATTGCCTTGGGGAATCAGCCTGGATTGGCAGAAATGGAGCCGCAAGAACAGCAGTCTCTCCTCCAGGTGGTTCATGGGGCTTATCCTGATCTTCTGGTCTTAAGTACCTTTAATGCCAATGGTCAGGAGATTGCCCGGAGTGATAACCTGCCTTTGGGTCCCTCGATTCAGGGGATGGCTTCTTTTCAAGAGGTCCGCCTGACGGCGCGGCCTAGTCTGAATTTCCAGGTGAGTAGGACTGTGAATCTGCCGGTGGCATTTTTTCTGGTCCCGATTCAAAATTCTCAGGGAGAATTTGCCGGCGCTCTTGCTGGTTCGATCGCCTCGTCACGAATTATGGCGCAACTGGGTCGGATGGCGTCGGATACGAGTCTCAAAGCTTATCTAGTTGATACGAAAGGTCGGGTGATTGCTCATCCCAATGTCCAGTTGGTTAATTCCTTTGCGAATTTCGCCCAAGTGCCTCCAGTGGCTGCCCTGTTGGAGAGTTCCATTTCCTTGGGAAAACTCAGCTACTGGAATGGAACTATCCGAGAATTGGTGGGCTATGCCAGGGTCCCGGATTTTGGCTGGGGTGCGATCGTGGAACGTCCGGCAGATGAAGTGTTAGAGACTCTGAATGTTAGACGGGAGCGGGATTTTCTGGTGCTGTTGGCGGTGGCAGCAGCTTCCCTGACGATCGGGGGGTTCCTCTCTCACCGCTTGACCCACCCCCTCAGAACCCTGGCATTTGCCGCACAAGAGTTAGGAAAGGGGAATTCCCAAGCGCCTCTGCCGAATAGCAATATTACGGAACTGGCAAATTTATCTTTGGTGTTTGGCACCATGCGCGATCGCCTGGTTCGACGCACCGAAGAACGCGATCGCGCTGAGGCAGAGTTACGGCAAAGTGAGGCAAAATTTCGCCGCTTGGTGGAATCGAATATTATTGGGGCGATCGTGGTGGACATTGAGGGTCCGGTGATCGAGGCCAATGATGAATTTCTTCAGATGATGGGCTATACTCGCGCTGATTTAGCCTCGGGTAAAATTCATTGGCTGGAAATTGCCTCTCCAGAATATTTTGAGGGGGTTCGCCGCATCCGGAAGGAATTGCAAGAAACCGGGGCGTTCGCTCCCTTTGAAATGGAATGTATTCGCGCCGATGGTCGTCGGGTCCCGGTGTTACTGGGGGCGGCTCGGTTAGAAGAAACGGAGGATAAGGCGATCGCCTTTGTTCTGGATTTGACCCAGCGCAAACAAATGGAACGAGAGCGCGAACAACTCCTCAAGCGAGAACGCTCGGCCAGAGAAGATGCGGAATCGGCCAACCGGATTAAGGATGAATTTTTGGCGGTCCTCTCTCATGAATTGCGATCGCCCCTTAATCCGATTTTGGGCTGGGCCAAACTCCTGCGTTCTCGGAAGTTTGATCAAAAAACCATTGATAAAGCCTTAGAAACTATTGAGCGTAATGCCCTATTACAAACTCAATTAATTGAAGATTTACTCGATGTTTCTCGGATTCTGCGGGGCAAATTAACCCTGAATGTCCAACCTGTTAATTTAATCTCGGCCATTACCGGGGCCATAGAAACCGTGAGCTTGGCCGCAGAGGCAAAATCAATTCACATCGAAACTCGATTTGATAACGCCGTCAGTCCGGTTGCCGGTGACGTGATTCGCCTCCAACAAGTGTTCTGGAATCTGCTCTCGAATGCGGTAAAATTTACCCCGGCTAATGGACAAATTGAAGTGATGTTAGCCCAGGTGGATTCAATCGCTTTTATTCAGGTTAAAGATACCGGAAAAGGCATTGCTCCCCAGTTTCTGCCTTATGTGTTTGAATATTTTCGCCAGGAAGATGGCGGGACGACTCGCTCTTTTGGGGGTCTGGGGTTAGGATTGGCGATCGTTCGCTATATTGTGGAACAGCATGGAGGTTCAGTGATGGCTGAAAGTCCCGGTGAGGGCTTAGGGTCAACCTTTACGGTCAATTTACCCCTGATGTCCGTGGAACCCACTCCTGCGCTTGGCGATCGCCCCCCACTGGGTCTAATGGAAAATTTACAGGGCCTGCGCGTGCTGCTGGTGGATGATGAACCGGATCTCCTGGAGTTGGCAGCTTTTACTTTGGAGGAAGCTCAGGCAGTGGTAACTTCCTGTGCCAGTGCTGCCGAGGCACTCATGGCTTTGAATCAAAACCGCTATGATCTGCTTGTTTGTGATATCGGAATGCCCGATATTGATGGCTATATGTTGATGCGTCAGGTGCGCTCATTTCCTCCAGAACTCGGGGGCAAAATTCCGGCGATCGCCCTGACTGCCTATGCCAGTGAACTGGATCGTCAACAAGCTCGTTTAGCCGGGTTTCAGTTACATCTGTCTAAACCCATTGAGCCGGATCTGTTCATTCAGGCGATCGCTCAACTCCTCCAAAAGTCTCCAGGGGTTGACTCCCAGTAG